In Primulina huaijiensis isolate GDHJ02 chromosome 6, ASM1229523v2, whole genome shotgun sequence, a single window of DNA contains:
- the LOC140979474 gene encoding CASP-like protein 1C1, translating into MGLDYKGRIPMFVLRLVALASTLTATLIMVTSHDSAEFFSIKFEADYKKSPAFNYFVIMNAIASGYTFILSFLPAKTSYGHFVLVLDLVMTLLLVSSISACLAIGQVGKNGNRNAGWLPICGQVPKFCDHVTAALIAGFVASIIYLIIVIYSLHNLINLLTLKS; encoded by the exons ATGGGTTTAGATTATAAAGGCAGAATCCCCATGTTTGTGCTGAGGCTGGTGGCCTTGGCTTCCACACTTACTGCAACATTGATCATGGTCACAAGCCATGACTCGGCTGAATTTTTTAGCATCAAATTCGAAGCCGATTACAAGAAATCACCGGCTTTCAA CTATTTTGTAATAATGAATGCGATAGCAAGTGGCTACACCTTTATACTATCCTTTCTCCCTGCTAAGACTTCTTACGGCCACTTTGTCTTGGTTCTCGATTTG GTTATGACACTATTGCTGGTTTCTAGCATATCTGCATGTTTGGCTATAGGCCAAGTGGGGAAGAATGGAAATAGGAATGCTGGTTGGCTACCAATTTGCGGCCAAGTTCCTAAATTTTGTGACCATGTTACGGCTGCTCTTATTGCTGGCTTTGTGGCCTCAATTATTTATCTTATCATAGTTATTTACTCTCTTCATAATCTCATTAATCTACTCACTCTCAAGTCTTAG
- the LOC140979798 gene encoding uncharacterized protein: MSAEKGISKRVLESNNLKRKRVIVEDDFDAAISSDIKGILSALQHIKEKAQKDGQKKNEETISSVSSEIKSSLDQLKSKLEKERQNFAKTLYKNSKECENLLKNETAKFQEIFEKFCKEKAMHLQTLKDVISKYEEEKERLFIRYEQLRKKEKNMLNEHEKSSAARIGQLEDSLKKKKQDDKTFSMLRKTLGSFLGNTSDEDFPPDD; the protein is encoded by the exons ATGTCAGCAGAAAAAGGGATCTCCAAACGAGTGTTGGAGTCGAATAATCTGAAACGAAAGCGAGTCATAGTCGAGGATGATTTTGATGCCGCTATCTCCAG tgatatcaaaggaattttgAGTGCTCTTCAGCATATCAAGGAGAAGGCGCAAAAGGATGGTCAGAAGAAGAATGAGGAGACGATTTCGAG TGTGTCTTCAGAGATCAAGTCAAGTTTGGATCAATTGAAATCAAAGCTGGAGAAAGAAAG GCAAAACTTTGCAAAGACACTCTACAAGAACTCAAAAGAG TGTGAGAATCTACTGAAGAACGAGACAGCCAAGTTTCAAGAAATTTTTGAGAAGTTCTGCAAGGAGAAAGCTATGCATCTGCAGACCTTGAAAG ATGTGATCTCCAAGTATGAAGAAGAGAAGGAACGATTATTCATACGATACGAACAACTAA GAAAGAAGGAGAAGAATATGTTAAACGAACATGAGAAATCAAGCGCTGCAAGAATAGGCCAACTGGAGGACTcattgaagaagaagaagcag GATGATAAAACATTCAGCATGCTAAGGAAGACTCTGGGCTCTTTTCTGGGTAATACTTCAGACGAGGACTTCCCTCCTGATGACTGA
- the LOC140979178 gene encoding uncharacterized protein — MAFQQYFVQECGPENISACFDCSICLEFARDPVVTLCGYLYRWPCIYKWFNSQSVSPAPNELPYAAMPPGLSFSKPEQEADAIPPRPSASGIQHLPSHNLHEDEQNILDTG, encoded by the exons ATGGCGTTTCAGCAGTACTTTGTGCAAGAATGTGGACCTGAAAATATTTCTGCTTGTTTCGATTGCAGCATATGCTTGGAATTTGCTCGTGATCCAGTAGTAACGCTCTGTGGCTACCTCTACCGCTGGCCCTGCATATACAAATGGTTTAATTCCCAGAGCGTATCCCCCGCCCCAAATGAGCTCCCCTATGCGGCTATGCCCCC GGGACTCTCTTTTTCCAAACCTGAACAAGAAGCCGACGCCATCCCTCCTAGGCCATCGGCCAGTGGCATACAGCACCTCCCTTCACATAATCTTCATGAGGATGAGCAGAATATACTAGATACAGGCTGA